The genome window AGGGGAAATAATAATTGCTTTATATAACCACTGATACCATTTTAGCATTTGATGAAGATGTTAATTTATGGTTGGTTAGCAGTTTATGGCTGTCATTAGTTTTTCAGTTTGGTCCACAttagaaatctatttttcttttttattttaatctgagACAATTATATAAAGATATGGTTATGTTTTATCTAAAATGTATCATTCTACTATGGCATTTCAAATTATTCACAGATCATAGTtcttatatgtgcatatatgaatttaaaaatacagcaataaaatgCTTGAAACAGACCATAAATTTGCTTCATATTTTATTGCATCTCTGAATCAGGTTGAGAAGACAAGGGCAACTATGATCTTTGGGAAAGAATTAACTCTTTCCCAAGCTGGGAAGGAGAATGATATCACATTGTGCATAATTAAAGCCAATTCCCCATGAAAGCATCCTGGTGACTTGTGAGATAGGCTTGTCCATCATATAGGTAGTGGGTTGGAGGGGGGTGGGGATTGGTAACTGCAAGATCCTCTTTCTTTGCAGTCTAACCTTCCCAGTCCAGTCATTTCTCTTTTAGAGCTCTGTTATCTGTGTTTTTGTAATGCCCGAATTAGAGAAAActggagaagggaaagaaagaaaagtcacacCCTctcacacagtctctctctctctctttctctctctctctctctctctctctctctctctctctctctctctctctctcacacacacacacacacacacacacaagtatacCTGATAATTTTGCAATAGTTCAGAAAAAGTCTCCTGGATAGTATTAAGACGAGTAATTTAGAAAAACTGGTAGAACTTAACCCAAATCAAACCTCAGGGAAAGCGAGCAAAGAGTTTCCCTGCCCTGGGAGGAAGCGAAGAGCTCTTTGGTATTTAAAACTGGAGCCCTTTCGCAGAATTCCTGGGTTTGGTGCAGCTGGCTGCGGGGTGCCCCTTACAAACCCGGCAGCTACTCGTGAACCCTTACGCAAGTCGGGGTGCAGGGGATAACGCGATCCTAGTGCCACCCGCGAAAGAGAGTTTGAGGCAGAGCCCCTGAAGTTTGCTTTTTGTCCCAAGGAACTTGGACGTTGGAGGGAAGTTGCGCCCACAGCAGGGTCTCGGAAGGCCCGCGGACAAGGGATGCTGTTCAGCTGCGGATCCTGAGTCCCTCTGGGAGCACAGCGCCCGCAGACAGCGCGGTGGGCGCTTGTGCTGTTGTGGACGTCATTCGGTCTGTCCGCAACCCCGGGCTGGTGGACCAGCTAGGTCACCACCCCCATCCTCCGGTCCTGCCAGGCCCCCAGCGCGAACACTTGCCTAGGCCCGGGGGCGAACAGCCTCCTGGTTATCCCACACTGCCTGCAGAACCCTGGTTCTCGTAAACACATCAATGGATCAGAAGAGCCGGAGATCTGGCCCAGCGAAAAAGACTCACACTCAGAGTTGTTTCTACTCTTCAACTGAAATTACTGGCTCCTGGTTTTCccctcttttccctccttccaCCTACAGTGCCTAAAGTTTGATTTAAAAGGCCGAGTTTAAATCAACCTGCAGCTTATTGGCTTGGCAAATCCAGTAACACTCAAGTTATAAATGCCAACGCCGAGCGCACAGGAGACGGGCTCATTTATTTTGCcaacacaacaaaaaaatgttaattgatgTAAAGTTGATTGGCACGTGGATAACTTAGTCGTACctgcattttaattttcagaaaaacgTATTTATGTTTCTGATGTTTTGCAATTGAATTTTGTCTAGAGACACCAGTGTGTAGTTGGCCCCCTCCCCCTTCTACTTTCTACGTTTCCATTGGAGTCACATTTTCATTAAAGGTTTGACTAAGGAGCCTCGCCTGACTGGGACTCATAACCTCTCGCGTTCCAAGCGCGCACTTTCGGGCTCCCACTCACTCCCTCGCTCCTCCGGCAGAGCTGCCACAGTGTGCTGCGAGCCGAGAAGTGAACTCTcatcattatttttcaaagtctGGGAAGTGTATTATCCTTTTTTCTAGTGGTAATTAGTTACCATAGCATCTAATACGTAAATGTGCCCAGAGCACACCATTAACAGTTAAACGGAGGATTCAATTTAACACATGATTATATCTTTCATAAGTCATTACATTGGAAAAGTCAATGCCACTCATGCTGGAGCAATTGCAAGGGTCGGAGGCGCGTAGAAAGGTTCGGTTCCGGCGTCCCAGTCCCAGAGTGCGGAGAGAAGGGAATTCTGTGAGCCTAGGCCCTCCCTAGTGGACTGTTAGCTGCAAAAATAGGTGGTGGGTGCGATAGGAGGGAGAAGAATTTAAGCGTAACACAGGGTCTTGGAGGGGTTGCCCAGCagcgcacacacagacacacgcgcATACAGGCGCACACTCAGgcacacacactaacacacaccAGGGAAGGGAGAAGTAGGGGTAAGTAGAGAGCTCTTCCAAGATGATCATGTGCTGGTCCTGTTTCATTTGCTGGTCCTGTAGCAGTAGAAGCAAAGCTAAGGCTTCCTCCTTCCTCGTTTCCCAGTGTCAAGCTGGAGATGGGACCTAAGTGGGAATAAAAAGTCAAGTGGGACTCTGAGTCTTTGCTGTGCTTCATCTGCCCACTCTTAGCTCTGTAAGGAACCCGAGCAGCGGGATCAGACCCGTAGGGCGAGCCTGGGAGAAGTGCCCCAAGCCGCGCTGAGTACTGGGGGCAGGCTCCTCCGGGTGGCCAAGATAACCTGCCACGTGCCCCAGTCTTAGGGGTCAGGCTGTTTGCTCTGGTGCAAGGATACTTCTGCAAGACCACACCTATCCACAGATGCTCTGTCATCCAGTCCCGACGTGGGTGCTCCGTGCTGGACAGACTTCTGGGGCCCTTTGGTGCCTGGGCCAACTCTCCAGACTAGGCCGAAATTCAGGGCTCAAACCTCAGAAGGAAGTGGCCACAGAAGGTTTGTCAGCGTGGGAAGAGTTGCACCTACAGGCTGAGAGACGGGTCTCCTGCCTGGGGGCCGCCCtggtctctttccttctcttaaaGCTGCTGCTGAAAAAACTTCAGAAATGTTGGAGTTAAGTCAGGGAGGATCACCTAAGCAAATCACAGAAAACCCCTCTCCTGTTCTTTTAGATGTCCCTCATTTATTTCTAGAACCACACGCTGGCCAACTCCTAGTTTGGAAAGGTTAATTTGTCTgaaattatcaaaatgaaaataaatattaacactaaTACTTTTAACAATTTTACTTATTCACCTGgcatttccttccatttattcTCAACATCCCCTCATGCCCACCCCCATCCATTTCAAGTCTCTTTCAGGACTAAGAGTGGAGGTTGCGTGATTAAAGAGTGAGAGGAgggtatttcttttttccccttaagttcaagatttgttattttatacaatttttaataacAGTTGAACAGTACAGAGGTTGCAGAGGAAGTATTTCAAGAAAGCCTTCTTAATAATGAGAAATATTAAGCAGTAAATCTTGCAGCAAATGTGTCCCCTACAATGTTaatatgcaaaaggaaaaaaaattcctactgGTGGTGGCTGTGGTTAATTCCTAATCAGAATGATGGACAGCAGGGCCAGAACAATACAAACTAATGGCTGTGTTGCTGATCACTTTACTCCTTGATTAAAGACACCCAATTATGGCGTAGAACAGTGTCGTAATTATGTTTCTTAATCACATCCAGGAGGTTTAATTGCCTTAACGATGTGTTTCATTAAATGAATTTAGGTATTATAGTCGACAGTTTTCATACACAGTTGTTTTCAAATTAACATAATATTAGACATCGTCATGGAAATTgttttaataatcataattaGACGCACCCAGGCTTTGTCTGGTACATGCTGAGAGACGGGTCTCCTGCCTGGGGGCTGCCCtggtctcttccctccctctaCCAGGACTCCCAGTCTGGGAGGACTCCAGTTTCAAGGCCCTTTGCTGTTATGTTTTCTGAAAAGTTACAAGTTCTGATTAATCTTTTTTGATGGCAAGTGGAGCAGAAAATatcctccctcaccccccaccccctgctaaGTTTGCTGGCGATTAGAGATATCTTTATGAGCTGAGGCTGTATACACAAAAATGCATTTAGCATAGTGGGTACAGAGGAAACACCTaacttcaccaccaccacccccactaTCTCTACAACCTCCACCACCGTCAAAATCACACATTCCATATTTGAAGACAATATAAAGGTCAAAATACAAACCTATACAGTCATTCTTTAATAGAATCAATGCTCAAACCAATCCAAGCGCAGCCCCTAAAAGTCTCATCATCAAGCAACACTAGTAAGTTCCGAAAATCTCTATGGGCATTGTTTATGCTTATATAATTCAACCTAGACAATTCTTTTGTCACAAAAAAAGTGGAAAGCCACAGTAAAATCTGTgctcagagaaattcaaatccaTCTCTTTTTCCTTGGCCTTCAGGCatttggaaattgaaattttgattaaaaatgttttagggaATTTTTGCCTTTTTGGTGGGCCCTGGCATGGTTAGCAATGCCATACAAAGTGGGAAAAGAATTCCAGGGAAAGTAAGGCCTTCAAAGTCCACCATTAGCCAGGAACTCTGGCCCTCTGCTGGGTCTCATCACTGGCCCCATTCATCTCTCCTCCTGTGGCCTGGGCCAACCATCATCCTTTTAGCAAGTAAACAAGTAAACTAAGGCTACTCCTAATTGTACATCCCTGCCAAAACTTAGTTCCACCTTCTCtgaaactcttttctttttggttaccTTTCAAGCAAAGAGTAACACAGAAGAGAGGTGATTGCTCCTTCCACAAAGCACagcataataaaatgtttgatcaaaatattttaataaagattctTTCTGACATAGATACACATACAAATGGTCATACATAGCTGTCATAGTCTGATTGacctatttaatatatatatatcattcttTACACATCCAAAACCCGCCAACAGATCCATCACAGCTCCCAACTCACCATCCAACCTGACAAATTGAATTTGTATTATCTGCAAGGAGTGGAATATAGCAggactccatttttaaaaaaggttttcttGATTTCCATAGGACAGAAAGGCAGGCAAACAGCCATGCAAACTAAAACTGAAAGCTCACTTTGGGTAAATAGCTTCTTGCTCttccttagttttattttatttctttttaaattttattttttttagaaaaataacaaaggattTCACACCATAGGCAAATCAAACCAGTTTTAACTTAAATAATTCTCCACAGTTAAAATAacttatatatgtacatatatattaaaagcaattaaattagaccttttaaaaatgcacagcacagcctggaaaaatatttgcttagcatgttcttacttataagaTCTATTGCTGTGATGTTTTTCCCTTTTGGAATGCAAAGGAGTCCCCTTTCAAAAAAGAGATCAATTCATTCATCAATTAAGAATACACCTTTCCTGTAATTTTTGGACTGAAGCAATTTATTAAAGCTCAATTTAAATACAGGGATGATGCAACTGAAAATATCCAGGTGACCTTTCATAAACCTAAGCAGCTCAGATACATCAATATTTCTCTTCATACTTGTTGGCAAATAAACCTTTAAACACTTGGCACACAGTATAAGTTaatctataaaacagaattttagaggcattaaaaaaatctgcaCATAAGACCCATGACCTTAACACATGATAAATACTGTTGATGTGAAGGGTCATTGAAGAATAACAAATAAATACCATGAATTGTTAATACATCATTGCAGAGTAGAAAGTAACAAGgtgcacataaatatttttaaatgcaattctTTCAGCCACAGTCAGTTTTTTATATCACTCTCGCCAAAACTTTGAGCATTTTCACAGGATTAAAGTTCagagacaataaaaaatacaagtcTTTCATAGCaacatgtctctctctctctctgttttttcccccCCACTTAAGTCTACATTTCAAGTTTTTCTCCTGGCTcagaatcaaaatttattttcaagtgcCCTTTCTGATTTGTCTGAATGAATATCCCATCTCACATGCCACCCAACCCCGGGCTCATCTCCCCCTCAGCATTAGCCAGATTCACAATTATTAGTAGGATTAGTATTTTGCCGTTCAATTCTCTCCACGCTTAATAACCAAGCACTACTTCTCAACTTATTTTTCACCTTAAAGGAAGACTCCACTTCCTTGCGGTCTAGGCTGCCACCAAAGTTGCcacttttctgagaaaaaaagacatccaTACTccatcccacctccacctccctcctccctccctccccaccccgaaGACCGAGATTCTGGGGATGTCAAAGCTAAAAGTCCGGTTTGTCTCTGACACTTCTCAGTTCTTGCCCCTGCTTTGTTTGCTCTGCAAGTGTTTCACAACTGTGAGAGGACCAAAAtaaagggggtggggagcagcctTTCGCTTTCCTCTAGCTTTTGGGTCGGTCTTGTGTTTTTCGGGGGTGTGTTTAAGGCTTCTCCGTGCACTGtttgcagaggctggaggagacGCTGTTGAACAGGGCGCACTTCTCCGGGCAGGAGGCGGCCGGGGGCAGCCCGGCGCTGAACGGGTAGCCGGCCGCCTGCTCGTAGGCGCCCAGCGCGGGGTGCAGGGcagcggccgccgccgccgcggagctgggcagggaggcgGCCGAGATGGCCTGGCCCTGGTTGAGGTAGGCGACAAGGCGCCGCATCTCCTCCAGGGCCTGCGCCTGCATGAGGATGTAGTTCTTGGCGAGCAGCAGCGTGGCGATCTTGGAGAGCTTCCGCACCGAGGGGCTGTGCGCGTAGGGGATCACAGCCCGCAGCTCGTCCAGCGCGTCGTTCAGGTCGTGCATCCGCCGGCGCTCTCGGGCGTTGATGTTGAGCCGAAGCGCCTTTTGCTCTTTGGATttcttgctgctgctgccgccgccgccaccgccaccgccaccgccaccgccaccgccaccaccGCTGCTGCtacccccgccgccgccgccgccggcacCGCCGGGGCCCCCCGGGGGTACGCTGGCGCCGCCGTGGAGGTGGGCGTTGGAGCAGCCCTCGCCTGCCTTCGCGCCGCCGCCTCCCGCGCCCGGGGAGGCCCGTGGGTCGGCTACGCCGGCCCGCAGCACCAGCTCGCACCGACCGTCGCTGTCGTCGTCGGGGCTCTGCTCGCCGCCGCTGCTCTCGGCCACCGAGCCTCGGCTCGTGCTCTCGCCGTACTTGAGGCATAGGGCGGCCCCGGCCGGCAGGCTGCTCAGGCTAGGGTCACCCCCAACGCCGGCAGAGCCCACGAGCAGCCCGGGGACACTcaccccgccgccgccgccgccacttcccgcgccgccgccgccgccgcctcccccaggcggcggcagcagcagccctgcccctTCGGGGTCAGCCGGCTCGAAGCAGCCCAGGGGCGACGAGGAGGACGACGCCGGGCGTTCTCGAGGCGGCGGCGCCAGGGACAGGTCCATGCCCGGGGGCGTGGAGCGGAAAGCCGCCTCCAAGCGCTTGGCGGTGGAGGCGCTCAGGCTCTTGTGCAGGAAGAGGTCGTCTTCGCCCGCGGCCGCCGCGCCGAGGTGCAGTCCGCGCTCCATGGTCCGGCGCCGGCGCGCAGCCCGGGCCCaccgcgcccgccgccgccgccgcctcggctcGGGAGTCAGGCGGCCCCGCAGACGCGCGCGAGCCGGGCTCCGGAGCTGGTGTGCGCGTCGGTCCCGGTGCTGCCGGCAGccttctccccttctttctttttctttttcgcCTTCCCCCGCGCTCGCcgcctcctcttcttcttcttcttcgtcTCCAGCCGATGGTGCTGGCTGCTGGGGCTCACCATGGGCCGCGGCCCCGCATGGTGGGAGGGTGGGCGCGCAGGGAGTGGAGCCGCCGCCGCTCTGAGCCCAGCCCCGCGCCTCCTCTCCGCACCGTTTATCTTGCTTGGATTCACCTTCAAGAGATTTCCGGACCCATCAACCAGCCGCCGCCACAGACGGGGGAGTCTTTTACATCATTATCTCTGAGTAGGTTATTATGAAGAAGACTCGCCTGTTGGGACAGCGCTTTCTACCCAATCAGGTTAACGTTTTAATTAATAGGATTAAAACGGTAACAAACAATCGCAGGCGCTATCTGGCCGCGAGTCTGAATAGTTTCATTTCCCAGGTCTGAAGACAGGCAGCAGCTAGAGCTTTATAAAAGGCGCCTGCTCCATTATTCTGCCCGCCATCTGTATACACAGCTTAGCGCATATGTTTGCAAGGCGCTGGGTCCTGTTAGTAACCCAACAACTGCCTTTAGCTTGACATGTGTGGCGACTTTCACTCATCAatgagcacactaaaagccctacTTAGAGCCTAGGATGTTCTTTGCTCCTTCAGCAAATTGCAGATCGGTGGCGAAGCCTGGGAGTCCCGTGGAAAGCAGACGCCCCCACCtaccacaccccacccccactgcccttcCCTCGCCACTGCTGCCTCAGCTTGTGCTAAATTACCCTTCCGGGAGAGAATTATACACCCCTGTTCGTAGGATGACTCCAGTCTGGATTTGGAGATGGGACTTTCCGGGAGAAGGTGGCATCCCAGCATGGCTTGCCCAAAATTCACTCTAGATTTTCAGCTAGCAAGAGAGCAAAGCAGTCGTTCCCCTTGAACACTCTGCCTTATTTTCacaccccccccgccccccgccactGCCCATTTCTTAcccatttgagaaaaaaaaaaagcaaattgaagAGCAAGTTGATTATGCAGctcatttgattaaaaaaaagggGTGGGATAGGGGAGTGCTTTTGCAGTAGTCCCCGAATAACTGTTACAATGATGGTGATTATGAAACACACGATTTCCTAAACAGGAAGAAACTGGTTTCTGAAACTTTACTTAAGATTAAAATCCATTTGTTTTAAGAGTCAACTGCACCAGAAGTCAAATCCTCAGAAACACAAAGTGGGGCAtttgtgcatatttatttaaCCAGAAGCCATTTAGGGACATCTGGATCTGCCTCGGTTGTTCTTGAAGGATTAGTAAAGGGAGAACTGTGAAAACAAGTGCTCCTCTCCTCTCCGGATGAGAAAATGGTACATTCGGTCCTCTCACTCCCGAGTTCGATCTCTCGGTACACATGGTATTTAGCAGCTGGTTTTCATCCTTATGACATAAGTAAAAACAATATTTCCCAACACCTCCAATAATTCTTTCCTATGTGGCAGAATTACTGAAGACTGTGCAATTTTTGGTTTCTGTGGTTTCATTAAAAACCTTTTAATTGTGGCTTTCAGAGTTGGCCCCAGGTGTTGGACTCTTTTCATTACATTTTGCTCTAATGTGATGAAATTCTAATTCTCTCCTTACCATATGGTTAAATTTCCCCACTGAGAATTagttgaaaaaggagaaataatctATTAATCTCTGTAATAGATTCACAAATGAGGTTCGCCACAGAACCTGTTTTTGAATGTTAATATCAGAACAGTTGGGCGccttattttataaaggaagggTGAAGGCAACACAGAAATATCTGCATTTTCACCTGGAAAGGATGAAAAGGGGCCCAGCGGTATCGTTCCAAAATAGTTGCCTGAGATCCATCTTCAGGGCACAGAAATGCTAAACTCAGTCGTCGGTTACCTACTCGCCTTCGGATACATTGGAACCCAAAGATTGAGAAAGATCAGTGGGGCTACGGGCGGCTCTCTGGCTTGAGACCCAGGCGGGGGGTTCTGAAGGCTTGAACCGGCCCACGTGTCTCGCCAGGGACCCCAAGGCTTGTTTACGTGCAGGGCGGCCCCTGGCTCACCGCTCCCCTttcaccctccctcccctggtcctCGCAGCTGT of Lemur catta isolate mLemCat1 chromosome 9, mLemCat1.pri, whole genome shotgun sequence contains these proteins:
- the BHLHE22 gene encoding class E basic helix-loop-helix protein 22 is translated as MERGLHLGAAAAGEDDLFLHKSLSASTAKRLEAAFRSTPPGMDLSLAPPPRERPASSSSSPLGCFEPADPEGAGLLLPPPGGGGGGGGAGSGGGGGGVSVPGLLVGSAGVGGDPSLSSLPAGAALCLKYGESTSRGSVAESSGGEQSPDDDSDGRCELVLRAGVADPRASPGAGGGGAKAGEGCSNAHLHGGASVPPGGPGGAGGGGGGGSSSGGGGGGGGGGGGGGGGSSSKKSKEQKALRLNINARERRRMHDLNDALDELRAVIPYAHSPSVRKLSKIATLLLAKNYILMQAQALEEMRRLVAYLNQGQAISAASLPSSAAAAAAALHPALGAYEQAAGYPFSAGLPPAASCPEKCALFNSVSSSLCKQCTEKP